The proteins below are encoded in one region of Buttiauxella gaviniae:
- a CDS encoding DUF4156 domain-containing protein translates to MITGNNMRIKVSAGMAVAALLLAGCSTSNDLSAGGQGVRFVEDKPGNECQLLGNATGEQSNWFSGQQGSEGGSMRGAANALRNNAAAMGGNVLYGVSSPTQNLLSSFAPTASKMTGQVYKCPN, encoded by the coding sequence TTGATAACGGGGAACAACATGCGCATTAAAGTTTCAGCAGGAATGGCTGTAGCAGCGCTGCTGCTGGCAGGATGTAGCACCAGCAATGATCTTTCTGCCGGTGGGCAGGGCGTCCGTTTTGTTGAGGATAAGCCTGGTAATGAATGTCAGTTGTTAGGAAATGCAACCGGTGAGCAAAGTAACTGGTTTTCCGGGCAGCAAGGCAGTGAAGGCGGTTCTATGCGTGGTGCGGCAAATGCGCTGCGTAATAACGCTGCGGCAATGGGCGGCAACGTGCTTTACGGCGTGAGCAGCCCGACTCAAAACCTGCTGTCGAGCTTTGCACCGACTGCCAGCAAAATGACTGGTCAGGTTTATAAGTGCCCGAATTGA